From Pseudomonas hormoni:
TCGGCGTCACCAAGCCAGTCGCCGACCACTTTGATGTCGGTCACGCCCAATTCCAAAGGGCCGTTTGCAGCCGAAACCGGTGCAGGCATCAACGTGACCGAACCTTCGTCGATCTGGTATTGCAGACCGCTGCCTTGCAGCAGTTGGCGCAGCGCGTCTTCTGGCGAGAGGTTGCCGTCCACCGCCGGGGCTTGCTTGCCGGCCACCAGCTCAGGGCTGAAAAACACCTGAAGCGAGGTTTGCTGACCCAGTTCACTCAGGGCCTGACCCAGGAGTTGCGCCGGGATGTGGATCGCGTCGGCAGCAAAGGCCTGAGGCAGCGCAACGTTGACCGCCAGCGCTAGGGCCAGCGGCAACCAAGGACGCTTGTTGTTTTTAGTGGCGTTGTTTTTAGCGGTGGATTTTTTCACGTCGAACGTAGTCCTGTGGATCGCAAGAGTGTGCGCTTGTTAATGCAAACCAGTTGCAGTTGGACAGGAAGACGATCAACTCGAAAAAAACCTGAATCTATTTTGAAATTATTTCCTGACTGCCGTCATCGAGGGTGCGCACGGCCACCGGCAGGATGTTCGGCAAGGCCTTGAGCAGTGCGTCGGTGTTGTCGGATTTGAACACGCTGGTCAGGCGTAGATTGCCGACTTTGTCGTTGCCGACGGTGAGGGGTTTCTCCCGATAGCGCGACACTTCCTCGGCCACTTCGGCGAGGCTGGCGTTGTTGAACACCAGTTTGCCGCTGCGCCAGGCGGTCAGTTCCGCTGGGTTGACGGCATACGCCGCCGCAACTGTGCCTTGGGCATCGACACGTGTACCGAGGCCGGCGGTGAGGCTGATGAATTCGTTGTCGGGCGCACCGCGCCCCTGGACCTTGACCGTGCCCTGCTCCACCACGACCCGGGTGTCGCCGACGCCGCGTCGCACATCGAAGCGGGTGCCGGTGACCGTAACCTTGCCGCTGCCTGCCTCGACCACGAACGGCCGATCACTGTCGTGCGCGACGCTGAACATGGCCTCGCCTTCCGTCAGCTCGATGCGTCGATGGCCTTTTTCATAGCGCACCTGAAGGCGGCTGCGGCTGTTCAGATCGATCACCGAACCGTCCGGCAACGCCACCTGGCGACGTTCGCCCAGCGCCGTCGAAAACTCGGCGGTGTAAGGCGTGGGTTGATTCAAACCGCTGAACAGCCCCAGGCCGAGCGCCACGGCCACCGCACTGGCCGCCACCGCATAACGCAGCAACGGACGGCGTTTGCTGCGGGTCGGCGGGGTTTCACACAAGGCTTGCAGACGTGCGGCGGGCACCAGGTCTGCTGCTGTCCACAGGCCCTGAAGCAATTGAAATTCGTCGCGATGCTGAGGATGCTCGTTCAGCCACAGCTCAAAACGTCGGCGCTCTTCAACGTCGACGACCGGTTCCTGCAAACGCACAAACCACTGCGCCGCCTCATCGCGAACCGTTGTTTGCCCGCACGCGCAATCACGAGTATCCATCATGGAAGTTCCTGTTTGGCTGGGGGTGAGAAGGCGCGGCCGCTCATGATTGCAGTCCGTCGAGGCGGTCGCGCAGATGCCGCAGGGTGCGGATCATATACTTTTCCACCATGTTCTTGGACAGTCCCAGGCGTTCGGCGATTTCGGCCTGGGTCAGGCCTTCGATCTTCTGCCAGACAAACACCTTGCGACAATTGACCGGCAGCTCGGTGAGCGCCCGTTCGATGGAATCAGCCAACTGGATCGCCTGCATGAAATGCTCCGGGTCGCCGGACGACGACACACTGTGATCGATCGCCTCCGACTCCATGGCGCCCCGCCGATCCTCACGCCGATAACCATCCACCGCGATGTTGCGCGCGGTCTGGTGCAAATACGCCCGGGGTTGCGCCACCGCCTCCGAATCGGACTCAAGCACCCGCACGAAGGTGTCGTGGGCCAGATCCTCGGCCTGCTGACGATTTCTCAGGCGACGGGTCCAGGTGCCAACCAACTCTTCGTAATGCTCGAAAAAGCCGTGTCTGCGGGGCAGCTTGGGGGTCATTGCGGTGTGCTGTGAAGACGGGGCGTGAATAGTAATGCTTCCTATTAACTGGAAGCAATGGATTCCAGACCGGCCCTCACCGCCATTCGTCAGCGGCAACAGTTGATCACAGATGGTGTGGTCAACCTGAATCTCCTGTGGGAGCTAGCCTGCTAGCGATGGACGCTCAGACACCGCGTTCATTCAGACAGCACGCGTTATCGTTGGCGTTCATCGCTAGCAGGCTAGCTCCCACAAGGTTCCGGGGTTGGCAGAAAATCCCGGATCAATGCTTGCGCAACCACTCGATAAACAACGCAAACAACTCCGACTGCGAACAGACGCTCAGCTTCAAATACAAATTCTTGCGGTGCATGCGCACCGTTTCCGGTGAGATACCCAACTGACTGGCCGTGGATTTCACCGAGTGCCCCCGCAATACCATGTGCGCCACTTCCCGCTCGCGCTCGGTCAGCAAGTCGCTGCCGAAGTTTTCGAACGCCGACTGCACCCTTTGCTTGAGATCGTCACGCCTGCCCGCGTCGTGATCACTTTGGAGTACGACACGATGCTGCAAGCCACGCTGGCCGAATTCGGCGATGAATTCGCGCACCAATGGCTCGACGGCCCGCAACAGGTTCAATTGCTCGACCCGCAGGCTTTCACCGCCAAAACCTTGAAAGAGGCTCACGGAAATCTGCGTGTCATGACCGGTATCAACCAGGTAAAAGCTGTCCTCCGAACTGCCCGCCTTCAAGTAGTAAGTCTTGTAGTACTCACTGTCGAAAAAGTTGTCCGGGGCAATTTCTTCCAGGTGATAAAACCCTTTCGCCAACCCTTGTTCAACGGCCAGGCAGAACGGATCGAGCAGATACCCCCCGGAAAAATAACGTTCGAGCAGCGAGACCCGATACTGCTCCGCAATGCCCCGCTGATACAGCAACTGCGGCGGACGGTCCTTGTGTTCCAGACTGATCATCACCGACTCGATGGACACCAGATGCCCGAACGCCGACGCCAGATAGCGCAGCGCGTCGGGCTCATCGATATGCGCGAAGGCCTCGCGCAGGTCGCCATGCCATTTGTGCAATGCCCCGAAGGGCAAGGCGATCAAGGTGTCGTCGTTTGGTTTGCTCATGCCCCGCAGTCTAGCGGGTGAACCGATTCCTCGTAACCGCGGGTTCATCGAACTCATTGGCCGAAATACTGACCGCTCTGCTCAAGCTCGGCCGCCACTTCAACAATGCACACCCGCAGGGTTTCGACGATTTCATCCACCTGGGCGCACGTCAGAATCAGCGGTGGCGACATCACGTTAAGGTGCATGATCGGCCGCACCAGCAAGCCTCGGGCCTGGGCGCGGGAATGAATCCTCTCGCCAATGTTGATCTCGTCGGCAAACAGCGCCTTGGTGCGTTTGTCCGCGACGAACTCCACGCACGCCATGAACTTCTGGCAGCGCACATCGCCCACCAGCGGCAAATCCCTGAGTGTCGCCAGGCGTTCTTCCAGATAGGCGCCGACCACATCGACATGTTCCAGCAGGTTTTCCCGTTCGATGATTTCGATGTTCTTCAACGCCGCCGTGCAGCACACCGGATGGCCGCTGTAGGTGAAGCCGTGGGTAAAGCAGCGGCCCTTGCCCGGCTCGGCAATCACTTTCCAGATACGGTCGGAAAAGATGCACGCGCCCAGCGGCAAATAAGCGGACGTCAGCCCTTTGGCCGTGGTGATGATGTCGGGCTGCACATCGAACACATCATAGGAAGCGAAGAACTTGCCCAGCCGGCCGAAGGACGTCACCACCTCATCGGCGACAAACAGAATGTCGTAGCGCTGGCACACTTCCCACATGCGTTTCAGATAACCCTTGGGCGGAATGATCACGCCCCCGGAGCCCATGACCGGCTCGGCAAAAAAGCCCGCGACCTTGTCGGCGCCGATGGACAGAATCTTGTCCTCGAACTCTTGCACCAAAAACTCGAGGAACTGCGCTTCGTCCATGCCATCCGGCGCACGGTAAGGGTTCGGGTTGGACACGTGATGAATCTTGTCGTTGGCGTAATCGAATTCCGGTACACGGTCGGCAGCCTTGTTGCCGATCGACATCGTCAGCGCGGTCGAGCCGTGATAGGCGTTGAAGCGAGCGATGACGTGCTTCTTGTCCGGTTTGCCGCGGCAGTTCTGGTAGTACTGAATGAGGCGGTACGCGGTGTCGACGGCGGTGGAGCCACCGGTGGTCAGGAACACATGATCGAGATCCCCCGGCGCCAGGCTGGCGAGCTTCTCGCATAGCTGGATCGCGACGTTGTTGGACATGTCGGAGAACGGGTTCGAATAGGCCAGTTGCCGCACCTGGTCGGCAATCGCCAGGGCCATTTCTTCACGGCCCAGACCGATGTTGGTACACCACATGCCACCGACGGCATCGAGAAAGCGGTTGCCCTGAGTGTCGTAAATATAGGCGCCATCACCGGCCACAATGTTCAACGAACCCTGTTCGGCGTGTTCGTCGAACATGTGATAGCCGTGCATGTAGTGAGCTTTATCGGCTTTGACCAAGTGCGACTCATCGATGGCGGACAATACTTTTCTGGTAGGCGTAGCCATATATAAACCTCAAACCGAATAGTTGGACGATTAGATGCCGCTTTTCACCGTGCTCCAGACACGGGTCATGGCGCGCATGTCTTTCGCGTCCTGGGTCTTTTGCGGAAACAGGCGCTGACGGGTTTCTTCATCGGGATAGATGGCGGGGTTGTTGCGCACATCGGCCTTCAGCAACGGCGTCGCTGCGGCATTACTGTTGGCGTAATGGATGTAATCCGTGACGTCGGCCATTACCTGGGGCTGCATCAGGTAGTCGAGAAACTTGTGGGCATTGGCGACGTGAGGGGCATCGGCTGGAATGTACATATTGTCAAACCAGATCAACGAGCCTTCCGAAGGAATGAAATAGGACAACTTGATGTTCAGCTTGGCTTCTTCGGCACGAGCCATGGCCGTCGCATAATCCCCGGACCAGGTCATGGCCATGCAAACATCGCCATTGGGCAGGCTGGTCAGGTAGTTGACCGAATCGAATTTACGGATGTACGGCCGTACGGACAACAGCAACTCTTGCGCGGCTTTCAGGTCTGCCGGCGCGGCACTTCTCGGGTCGCGGCCCAGGTACTTCAGCGCCAGCGGAATGACTTCGGTGGGTGCGTCGACCAAGGTGACGCCGCAGTCGGCGAAGCGCGAAACGATCTTGGGATCGAAGATCATCGCCAGTGAACCGATCGGCGCATCCGGCATGCGCTCCCTGATCTTGTCGACGTTGTAAGTGATGCCGTTACTGCCCCAGGTGTAGGGTGCGGAGTAGACCGTGCCGGCATCGAACCCTTGCATGTCCTGCAGAACTTTCGGATCGAGGTTGGTCCAGCCCGGCAGCAACTTTTTATTCAGCGGCTGGAATACGTTGGCTTTGATCAGTGGCGGCGCGAGGGATGCGTTCAGCACCACCAGGTCATAACCGGAGTGGCCGGTGAGCAACTTCGCCTGGACCGTTTCATAGGCGTCGAAGGTGTCGTAGATCACCTTGATGCCGGTGGTTTTCTGGAACTCGGCGAGGGTGTTTTCGCCGATGTAGTCCGCCCAGTTGTAAAGCCTGAGGGTGTTGCTGTCGTTCACTTCGGCGGCTTGGACGTGGGTCATCAGAGGTATGAGAAACAGGCTGGAAATCACCGTGAGGGCCTTGCGCATAGCAAATTCACCTTATCAAGCGAGTTCGGCTCTGGATGAGCGGATGACCTTACTATTCGGTGATTCGGTGATCGGCGCCATACCCCGAATGGGGGTGTGGCGCATGTCTGGTATTAAGTGCCTGCCCTTTCGAAGGTAGGCACTTTTGACACCCGGACAATCCTTATCACAATGCTCTGAGCATATGCTGGATCGCCTTGTGACCGGACTTTGGAGCATCGGTAAAAAAGTCCGCGATACGTGCTGCAAATTTTTGAGTATTTTGGAAGGATTCATTGATTGTCAAAGCGCTGTCGTTGATGGACACCATGACAAAAGCACTTTGCTCGCTGCCTACAAATCCGATAGATGCACGATCAGCACCATGATTCAAAATGATTAAAAATGAATTTTCGGTAATCGGGCACTTTTGAACCTCCCATTCTGGAGGTTCGTTCTCATGAAAAACCTGCGCAAGCCTGGATAAAAAAGAAGTCCGACGAGTAGCTTCCCCCTGCAATCGCTGCTCCGCCAGGACCAATACTCGACTCCAGGCGTCAACGTCAAAGGAAGCATAATGGGTGCATTCGAAGCACTCACTGACTGGCCCCTTGAGCACATATTGCGTCTCGGGGGACATGCAAGTGCCATAGGAAAGAGAGGCAACCATTTCCTCTCTATACTTGCTCAAGAATTTTTCCACAGTTGCTCCGGCAGACCCTGCGCTCAAACGAGTGTCTTCGGTTCCTGTCGGCAAATCATAATAGAGGTCATCCGAAACCGGTGACGCTGAAGTCCTGTCGACGGGTAAACCGTCGTTTACCCAGCCGGTTGCTGAATGCTCAGGATGTTCCTCTTCAAACTGCTCCAGTAAAGCAACGAGTCGGTCTCGTTGAATCGGGTCAGCCATGATTTCAGCGAGCAGCACGGCTGACGCGTCGTAACCACTTTGAGTATCCAGATCAGCACTGAACCCCTTCAATTCACGAAGCGCGTGGGCAAGTTCAGCCTTTGAGAGTTGAGGTATGGTGTTTGGCATAAAATTCACTCTACCTTTCGGCCTTCAGTAGCGCAAAGCGTACCCATGGCTGCCTATCGCCGAGCATCATACAGAGCAGAAAACGCCTGTGCGTCCGCCCCGTTGAAATGGAAATATTCTTCAGGCCGTCCGCGGCGCCCTACTGCCGTGATGCAGCCATTGGTGGGTGATAGACGTCTCATCCTGCAGCTGGCTCCGTAGAACTCAATGAGTTTTCTGCCACCCTTGGGATCTGCATGCAGCAACGATTCCCCGTCTTCGCCTTCGTCCAGAGCAGCCTGAATCGTGCAATCGATTAACGCCTTGGCAACACCTCGAACGACTGGCTGATTCAAAAACTGCTCATAAGCCTCCGACGGTGCATCAGAAAGGTACCAGGTGAACGCTCGCTGCCGTTCAACACCTCAACATTGCAATAGAGCTTCGGAACAATGGAAAGCATCCCTATCGGAAATTTTTGCTCGCCCTTGGAAACGACAACGCACATTGCTTTTCCTTTTTCGGAGGCATTTCCCGGCATCCGGGTAAGGTAATTATGGATAGCCACGAACTTAAGGTAAGTTGGCCAGCGCCATCCAACATCTGCCCTTACTTTCTTGCTCGTCGTACCGTCATGCGCGTAATGGCTATTGACGAGCGGTTGGACTTTCTCGTGCCATTGCATTGCCAACGCCTTGGTCATAGGTACAACGGACACTTTCACTTGAAAAGTGTTACCGAAGGAGTCGCTGGCTGGTAATGACGAAATGGGCCGCTGTAACGGCATAACTGGGCGTCCTTGCTCGTGAAAATGTCGAGTTTTTATAGGCTTTAGCCGTGGATACCCAAAGCCACTATCCATGCGCTTCAAAGTTGCTAATCAAGCTAGCACAGGGTTTGTAACTTCGCGTCCAGCGGCATTTTTCCGAATATTTCTGAAACTTCAGGAAAGAAGTTCAGGATAGAAATTGTCCAAATACGACCCACACCTTCGGTTTTTTCCTACGTTGCTTTGCATGGTTGCCTACGATCAAACAGCAATGGATCTGCTTTTTACCGACGTCAGCAGCAACGCCAGCGCACCGCACACCATCAGGGTTGCCCCCAATGCCTGGGCCCAGGCCACCAGCATCAGCCCTCCACCAATCAGCAGGTAATACAACAAACCGAACAGCGCACCCGCCGTGCCCAGCCGATCCCCGTAGCCGGCCAGTGCCGAGCCGAGAACGTTCGGGATTGCCATACCGAACGCCAGTACCACCAGCAGCATCGCCAGCACAAACAGACCGCTGCCCTGCATCAGCCAGACGCCAACGCCGCCCGCCAAGGCCAACAGCGCCGCCAGCCGAATCAGCTGTGAACCGTTGAGCCCGCGATGTAGCAGGCGTTTGTTGAGCCAGGCACCAAGGCCGGAGCCCAAGGCCAGGATCACCCCGCTATAGCCGAACATCTGCATGCTCAAACCCAATCGCTGAAACGCGAAAGGGCCGAGGCTGTAGTAGCTGAACAGCGCAACGTTGAAAAGCGCCACCAGCAGCGCCGAACGCCAGATATCGCGGTCGCCGAGCATTTGCCGCAGCGTCTCGAACAGGGCTGGCGTTACTACAGGCTGCGGTCGTGTCTCGGGCAAGACGCGCAGGCACCACAGCCATAACACCGAGGACAGCAGCAACAGGCACCCCACCACACCTCGATAACCGAAACCTTCCACCAGACTCGCCCCGGTGAACAATCCAATCGCCGGACTCGCCGCCAGCGCGATGCCCATTACCGAAAATACTTGCGCCAGTTCCGCGCCCTTGAAGCGGTCACGCAGGACGGTTTGCGTCACCACCGAGCCCACCGCCGCACCAAACGCGGCCAGCGCTTGCGCCATCAACAACGCATCGAATGTGCGGACGTTCAGCGCCAGCATGGATGCACCGGCGTACACCGCCAGGCCAGCGAGCATCGACGGTCGACGTCCGATGCGGTCGCACATCCGGCCCCAGACCACCACGCCGAACGCGAAGGCCAGGAAAAACACCGACAGGGTTTGAGCCGCCTCTTTGGGCCCAACGGCAAACACCTGGCCAATGTCCGCCAACGCCGGGCTGTAAAGGGTTTGGGCGATCTGCGGAAACATCAGCAAGGCGATTGCCAACACCAGCAGGCTTCTGGAATTCATCACGACTTCACTCTTCAGGAAAAACTGGCGAGCAGCTTAAGAAGCCGTGACTGACGTACTATCAAAACCCTGACAACTAATCGATGAAATCGGACAAACCATGGCTTGGCTCGATGCCCGTGCACGATTCGACCCCGACAGTTACCCGGCACCCGTCATCGGTATCGCCGCGACCCTTGGCGATCACGATTCGGGTGTGCATCAGCATCAACGCGGCCAGCTGTTGTTCACCCGAAAAGGCTGCACCCGAATTACCCTTGCGCAGCAGTTGTGCCTGCTGCCGCCCTCCCGCGCGGCCTGGATTCCGTCCGGGGTGGCGCACCGCGCGGTGATGCTGCAGAGCGTCGACTACCGCTCGATTTACCTGACACCCGCGTTGTGCGCCGAGCTGCCGCAACAGGTCTGTGTGATTGAGGTCAGCCCGTTACTGCGCGCGGTGCTGGAGCCAATCGCCCTCGCCGACTTCGACACCGATTGGCAGCAGGGCAAATTCGTTCCCTTGCTGAGCCTGTGCCTCAGCGAAATCCGCGACGCCGCGCAACAACCGATGTTGTTGCCTTTGCCTTGGGACAAACGCCTGGCGCCGCTGCTCGCAACGCTCGATCAGTTGCCACCCGAACTTCAGGTCCTGGAAGCACAGATCGGTGCCAGCGGCCGCACCATCGGCCGAATCTTCCAGCGTGAAACCGGCATGA
This genomic window contains:
- a CDS encoding aminotransferase; this encodes MATPTRKVLSAIDESHLVKADKAHYMHGYHMFDEHAEQGSLNIVAGDGAYIYDTQGNRFLDAVGGMWCTNIGLGREEMALAIADQVRQLAYSNPFSDMSNNVAIQLCEKLASLAPGDLDHVFLTTGGSTAVDTAYRLIQYYQNCRGKPDKKHVIARFNAYHGSTALTMSIGNKAADRVPEFDYANDKIHHVSNPNPYRAPDGMDEAQFLEFLVQEFEDKILSIGADKVAGFFAEPVMGSGGVIIPPKGYLKRMWEVCQRYDILFVADEVVTSFGRLGKFFASYDVFDVQPDIITTAKGLTSAYLPLGACIFSDRIWKVIAEPGKGRCFTHGFTYSGHPVCCTAALKNIEIIERENLLEHVDVVGAYLEERLATLRDLPLVGDVRCQKFMACVEFVADKRTKALFADEINIGERIHSRAQARGLLVRPIMHLNVMSPPLILTCAQVDEIVETLRVCIVEVAAELEQSGQYFGQ
- a CDS encoding helix-turn-helix transcriptional regulator codes for the protein MSKPNDDTLIALPFGALHKWHGDLREAFAHIDEPDALRYLASAFGHLVSIESVMISLEHKDRPPQLLYQRGIAEQYRVSLLERYFSGGYLLDPFCLAVEQGLAKGFYHLEEIAPDNFFDSEYYKTYYLKAGSSEDSFYLVDTGHDTQISVSLFQGFGGESLRVEQLNLLRAVEPLVREFIAEFGQRGLQHRVVLQSDHDAGRRDDLKQRVQSAFENFGSDLLTEREREVAHMVLRGHSVKSTASQLGISPETVRMHRKNLYLKLSVCSQSELFALFIEWLRKH
- a CDS encoding sigma-70 family RNA polymerase sigma factor, with the protein product MTPKLPRRHGFFEHYEELVGTWTRRLRNRQQAEDLAHDTFVRVLESDSEAVAQPRAYLHQTARNIAVDGYRREDRRGAMESEAIDHSVSSSGDPEHFMQAIQLADSIERALTELPVNCRKVFVWQKIEGLTQAEIAERLGLSKNMVEKYMIRTLRHLRDRLDGLQS
- a CDS encoding polyamine ABC transporter substrate-binding protein; amino-acid sequence: MRKALTVISSLFLIPLMTHVQAAEVNDSNTLRLYNWADYIGENTLAEFQKTTGIKVIYDTFDAYETVQAKLLTGHSGYDLVVLNASLAPPLIKANVFQPLNKKLLPGWTNLDPKVLQDMQGFDAGTVYSAPYTWGSNGITYNVDKIRERMPDAPIGSLAMIFDPKIVSRFADCGVTLVDAPTEVIPLALKYLGRDPRSAAPADLKAAQELLLSVRPYIRKFDSVNYLTSLPNGDVCMAMTWSGDYATAMARAEEAKLNIKLSYFIPSEGSLIWFDNMYIPADAPHVANAHKFLDYLMQPQVMADVTDYIHYANSNAAATPLLKADVRNNPAIYPDEETRQRLFPQKTQDAKDMRAMTRVWSTVKSGI
- a CDS encoding MFS transporter, whose amino-acid sequence is MNSRSLLVLAIALLMFPQIAQTLYSPALADIGQVFAVGPKEAAQTLSVFFLAFAFGVVVWGRMCDRIGRRPSMLAGLAVYAGASMLALNVRTFDALLMAQALAAFGAAVGSVVTQTVLRDRFKGAELAQVFSVMGIALAASPAIGLFTGASLVEGFGYRGVVGCLLLLSSVLWLWCLRVLPETRPQPVVTPALFETLRQMLGDRDIWRSALLVALFNVALFSYYSLGPFAFQRLGLSMQMFGYSGVILALGSGLGAWLNKRLLHRGLNGSQLIRLAALLALAGGVGVWLMQGSGLFVLAMLLVVLAFGMAIPNVLGSALAGYGDRLGTAGALFGLLYYLLIGGGLMLVAWAQALGATLMVCGALALLLTSVKSRSIAV
- a CDS encoding AraC family transcriptional regulator, translated to MAWLDARARFDPDSYPAPVIGIAATLGDHDSGVHQHQRGQLLFTRKGCTRITLAQQLCLLPPSRAAWIPSGVAHRAVMLQSVDYRSIYLTPALCAELPQQVCVIEVSPLLRAVLEPIALADFDTDWQQGKFVPLLSLCLSEIRDAAQQPMLLPLPWDKRLAPLLATLDQLPPELQVLEAQIGASGRTIGRIFQRETGMSYQQWRQQWRLMRAIELLATGRNIGYSAFELGFASDSAFIAFFKDMTGITPGAWLK
- a CDS encoding FecR family protein — translated: MMDTRDCACGQTTVRDEAAQWFVRLQEPVVDVEERRRFELWLNEHPQHRDEFQLLQGLWTAADLVPAARLQALCETPPTRSKRRPLLRYAVAASAVAVALGLGLFSGLNQPTPYTAEFSTALGERRQVALPDGSVIDLNSRSRLQVRYEKGHRRIELTEGEAMFSVAHDSDRPFVVEAGSGKVTVTGTRFDVRRGVGDTRVVVEQGTVKVQGRGAPDNEFISLTAGLGTRVDAQGTVAAAYAVNPAELTAWRSGKLVFNNASLAEVAEEVSRYREKPLTVGNDKVGNLRLTSVFKSDNTDALLKALPNILPVAVRTLDDGSQEIISK